CTCCGTACACGTTGTCCACCTGGGTAGGATCCTCGATCACGATCAAGTTCTCCCCATCGTCGTCCAGCAGCTCGTTGTTGAACACCTCCATCTTGACGTTGATTTCGCCCAGCTTCGTCGTCCCGTTCGGTTGCAGCACAATCTCGACGTTCTTCTCCTTCCTCCGCGGTGCACCGGGTCTCGCCGACGGAGGTCGAACGCTCGGTGGCCGCAAACTTGTCCGCGGACGCATCACACTGTCCACCGACTGTTGCCGATGGATTGGCGGCTTGGCCGAGATCCGTTCACTCGCGATCGGCTCCACCGGATCCGAATCATGCCTGCTTATCGATTCTCCCATCAGGTTGCTGTTCTGCCGGCTTGGTCCCTGTATTTCCAACCCGTTGAACTGGTTCAAATCCCCTAGCACTGTGTTCTCAACGGCAGTCAAACTACCCTGCTTCTTCAGTGACGATCTCCGACTATTGTTCCGCTCCATCCGTCTCAGCTCAGCTTCTTCGTCGATCACCGCAACCAGCTCGTCATCCTGTTGCTGTATCACAATCGATTTCTTCCCATTCACCTCCAGCACTTCCTGGTTCTCCTTCAGCGAATCCTTGCTGTCATTGTCCACACTTGAGTCCTGATTCAGCTGAGGCTTCCCTTCCGTCGACTCCTCCTTGATCGAGTCCGACCGCTTCAGTGGCTTCTCCTTGTCTTTCGATCTGGACTTCTCCAGCTTCCGCTTCTCACTCTTCTCCACCTTTCCGTCTGTCTTACTGCTCGGCTTGCCATCCACCTTGCTCGACGTTCTCTCCCTGTCTTTACTCTTACTCACCTTCTCCGCTTTGTCCTTGCTCTTCCCATTGACAACGTCTTCACCGCTTCGCTTCGTCTTCTCCTTCGACCTttccttctccttctccttaCCATCCTTCACTCGCTCCTTCTCCTTCGTCTTTTCCTTCGCCTTCTCCTTGCTTCGCTTGTCATCTTTCTTTTCCTCCTTTGCTTTGACGCCATTCACCGCCGGCGTCGCCGCCACCGCGGGAACTTCAGCCGCCTTTGGCTTTTCGCTTGCCGTTCCGTTGCTCGAGGTTGCGCCTCCGATGTAGCTTTGCACCGCTTCCGTGCTGTCGA
This is a stretch of genomic DNA from Culex pipiens pallens isolate TS chromosome 1, TS_CPP_V2, whole genome shotgun sequence. It encodes these proteins:
- the LOC120427250 gene encoding TRAF3-interacting protein 1; the protein is MTDPDSATIKKTQNSLGKYVKKPALTDKLLKKPPFRFLHDVINVVIKDTNFLKGLYSPEELVSDNIKDRDAKVAYLQKLIDVTKSVTGKDLKVRPSKIVAGLEPDKTNELLQAIGYALDKKLDSTEAVQSYIGGATSSNGTASEKPKAAEVPAVAATPAVNGVKAKEEKKDDKRSKEKAKEKTKEKERVKDGKEKEKERSKEKTKRSGEDVVNGKSKDKAEKVSKSKDRERTSSKVDGKPSSKTDGKVEKSEKRKLEKSRSKDKEKPLKRSDSIKEESTEGKPQLNQDSSVDNDSKDSLKENQEVLEVNGKKSIVIQQQDDELVAVIDEEAELRRMERNNSRRSSLKKQGSLTAVENTVLGDLNQFNGLEIQGPSRQNSNLMGESISRHDSDPVEPIASERISAKPPIHRQQSVDSVMRPRTSLRPPSVRPPSARPGAPRRKEKNVEIVLQPNGTTKLGEINVKMEVFNNELLDDDGENLIVIEDPTQVDNVYGGGSEGQEVKEEQDQGHLVQQILETQKEFSNIAGAEAEVAKKVDIEWTSNQRQSSAKQMETMRESIQKLTRSVNPLGKLMDFLQEDIDSMERELTNWQQVYSKAAQELAKERSANENAVEPLKHQLAQIETSIREYHEMIDITRANILQNEQKIERLYMTEI